From one Populus alba chromosome 17, ASM523922v2, whole genome shotgun sequence genomic stretch:
- the LOC118037098 gene encoding E3 ubiquitin-protein ligase SINA-like 7 yields MQIKINTLQREMAKFSLEDGEGSSFPRPKRQRPSSPSSPPPDFTMGEIVREDEESEEDEEEDDVDTSDGSEEEEEEEDEEEEEEEEEQVEEIVRPQPQPPQPQPPPPPPPQQQQQPPSRPQENNQITVGLQLPQHRLFEASVFLGHTLVGPSRNGAIYATLSDPEVLDCPICCEPLTIPVFQCDNGHTACSSCCKKLQLKCPSCAMPIGYNRCRAIEKVLESLKVQCSNRSYGCKESICYSKKYEHDKSCPHAPCTCPLPACNYQGSSKHLYLHCGSKHLCDLTSFQFNTSFPLFFMVDHKFRVLQEEKEGVLFILTNRSECLGNVITVSCMGPSSSKQGYFYELTAKAEGSNVRFQSSTRNIQTRVDYPPSLGFLLVPNDFLGTHGGITLDVCIWRLGSYPSVSSSLGSSIQCK; encoded by the exons atgcaaataaaaatcaatacttTGCAGAGAGAGATGGCAAAATTCTCACTTGAAGATGGAGAAGGGTCAAGCTTTCCAAGGCCAAAAAGACAAAGaccctcttctccctcttctcctcctcctgatTTTACCATGGGAGAAATTGTTCGCGAGGATGAAGAATCTGAAGAAGATGAGGAAGAGGACGATGTGGACACAAGTGATggaagtgaagaagaagaagaagaagaagatgaggaggaggaggaggaggaggaggagcaggTGGAAGAAATAGTTAgaccacaaccacaaccaccacaaccacaaccaccaccaccaccaccaccacaacaacaacaacaaccaccaTCGCGGCCGCAAGAAAATAATCAGATAACTGTGGGACTACAGCTACCACAGCACAGATTGTTTGAGGCTTCAGTCTTTCTAGGACATACCCTTGTGGGGCCAAGCAGAAATGGGGCTATTTATGCAACTTTATCAGACCCAGAAGTTCTTGATTGTCCAATCTGCTGTGAACCCTTGACCATTCCTGTTTTTCAG TGTGATAATGGACATACAGCTTGCTCTTCATGCTGCAAAAAACTTCAACTCAAGTGTCCTTCTTGCGCTATGCCTATTGGCTATAACCGCTGTCGTGCCATTGAGAAAGTTCTTGAATCACTGAAAGTGCAATGCTCCAATAGGAGTTATGGGTGCAAAGAAAGCATTTGTTACAGTAAGAAATACGAACATGATAAGAGTTGCCCCCATGCTCCATGTACATGCCCCCTGCCAGCTTGCAACTACCAGGGCTCATCTAAGCATTTGTACCTACATTGTGGGAGTAAACATTTATGTGACTTGACATCTTTCCAATTTAATACCAGCTTCCCTCTTTTCTTTATGGTTGATCACAAATTCCGTGTTCttcaagaagagaaagaaggtGTTTTATTCATTCTGACTAATAGATCGGAGTGTCTTGGAAATGTGATCACTGTTAGTTGTATGGGGCCTTCTTCATCAAAGCAAGGATACTTTTATGAACTCACAGCAAAAGCGGAGGGAAGCAATGTCAGATTCCAATCTTCCACTAGAAATATCCAAACCAGAGTTGATTACCCACCATCACTGGGGTTCCTTCTAGTCCCAAATGATTTCCTTGGTACCCATGGGGGGATCACCTTGGATGTCTGCATATGGCGTCTTGGCTCATATCCTTCTGTAAGCTCCTCACTGGGCAGCTCTATCCAATGtaagtga
- the LOC118037100 gene encoding uncharacterized protein has product MGSKSSTSTTMEDVDRLFECFKCGISPPQSAVRERKRSKGKIKNKGISINGASPGSAEQPKKKIASNAVEGKNVSQGKQISPVVFYGSPHGVPPKRPISLLRLLREIRIDLAEQKSHLSKEVWATFPRQNEAMNFAKEHADVRIFSYQDHHNGQRRFLVSTYREFWRRYKNMDAKFRHHYEVIQEGLPCHLYFDLEFSRRDNAERNGDEMVDLLISVTLEALFEKYSIQGNQDWIVELDSSTAEKFSRHLIIRIPKTAFKDNTHAGAFVSEICSRILSTRGRDERFENMFIRKDSSSAEPPSQLFIDAAVYSRNRCFRLALSSKAGKNSVLLPTERFKCKDMCEEDMFMSSLICSMDVDCNKLLVCKVDMECMKTLQFDTEVNNDYRRHCTPKEFPLNGVPSDTGNSPFPALDKFIESIASIGNISGKIRSWYWFSEYGLMVYSMSRNRYCERIGREHKSNHVMYVVDLRRADYYQKCHDPDCQGYRSPLRPIPWNVIPDPPYSYDSVQMVDQIGSTNDYLKLQHVSNECEDFLLCDNKHDPDSCSKDSWWLEAIKVADDIENKQKTSDSIDEEDDNWWTAVEETASQSELIHFS; this is encoded by the exons ATGGGATCGAAATCAAGCACGTCAACAACAATGGAAGACGTAGATAGATTATTCGAATGTTTCAAATGCGGCATTTCTCCTCCTC AATCTGctgtgagagagagaaagagaagtaaaggaaaaatcaagaataaaggGATTTCAATAAATGGAGCATCTCCTGGTTCAGCTGAGCAACCAAAGAAGAAA ATTGCATCAAATGCAGTTGAAGGAAAGAATGTTAGTCAAGGAAAGCAGATCTCGCCGGTTGTGTTTTATGGGTCTCCACATGGAGTGCCACCAAAAAGACCCATTAGCTTGTTGAGACTTTTGCGTGAAATTCGCATTGATCTCGCGGAACAAAAATCACATTTGAG TAAGGAAGTATGGGCAACATTTCCTAGGCAGAATGAAGCGATGAATTTTGCAAAAGAGCATGCAGATGTACGCATTTTTAGCTATCAAGATCACCATAATGGACAACGAAGGTTTCTTGTTTCTACATACAGAGAGTTTTGGAGAAG GTACAAAAACATGGATGCTAAATTTCGCCACCATTATGAAGTGATTCAGGAG GGTTTACCATGCCACCTTTATTTTGATCTGGAGTTCAGTAGGAGAGACAATGCAGAAAGAAATGGAGATGAAATGGTCGATCTCTTGATATCAGTCACCCTAGAAgcattatttgaaaagtattctATTCAAGGGAACCAGGATTGGATAGTAGAGCTTGACTCTTCTACTGCAG AAAAGTTCTCTCGTCATTTGATCATCCGCATCCCGAAGACTGCTTTTAAAGACAACACACATGCAGGCGCATTTGTTTCAGAG ATATGCTCTCGGATTCTTAGTACAAGAGGGAGAGATGAAAGATTTGAAAATATGTTTATAAGAAAAGATTCATCCTCTGCTGAACCTCCAAGCCAACTTTTTATAGATGCTGCTGTATACTCTAGAAACCGCTGCTTTCGCTTAGCTCTTTCATCAAAAGCAGGGAAGAATTCTGTCCTGCTGCCTACTGAGCGCTTCAAGTGTAAGGACATG TGTGAAGAAGACATGTTCATGTCATCCTTGATCTGCAGCATGGATGTTGATTGCAATAAACTTCTTGTCTGCAAAGTGGACATGGAATGTATGAAGACCCTGCAATTTGATACGGAG GTAAACAATGATTACAGAAGACACTGCACCCCAAAAGAATTTCCATTGAATGGGGTGCCAAGCGATACTGGAAACTCACCATTCCCAGCCTTGGACAAATTCATAGAATCTATTGCCTCAATCGGAAATATATCAG GAAAAATACGAAGCTGGTATTGGTTCTCGGAGTATGGACTGATGGTCTACAGCATGTCCAGAAATAGATATTGTGAACGAATTGGTAGAGAGCATAAAAGCAATCATG ttatGTATGTTGTTGACTTGAGAAGGGCGGATTATTATCAGAAATGCCATGATCCAGATTGCCAAG GTTACCGGTCCCCTTTACGTCCCATCCCTTGGAATGTGATCCCTGATCCTCCATATTCTTATGATTCAGTGCAAATGGTGGATCAAATAGGGTCAACAAATGATTATCTTAAACTTCAACACGTTAGCAACGAATGTGAAGATTTTCTGCTTTGTGATAACAAACATGACCCAGATAGCTGTTCTAAAGATTCTTGGTGGCTTGAAGCCATAAAAGTTGCagatgatattgaaaataagCAGAAGACATCG GATAGCATTGACGAGGAAGATGACAACTGGTGGACGGCTGTGGAAGAAACTGCATCCCAATCTGAACTTATTCACTTCAGTTAA
- the LOC118037101 gene encoding DUF21 domain-containing protein At5g52790 isoform X2, protein MAANDVPCCEPMFWTYLIICMALVSFAGLMSGLTLGLMSLSVVDLEVLIKAGQPQERKNAEKILPIVKNQHLLLCTLLIGNAMAMEALPIFLDALLPAWGAILISVTLILTFGEIIPQAVCSRYGLSIGAKLSIVVRFIVMVLFPLAYPISKLLDWILGEKHSALLRRAELKTLVDMHGNEAGKGGELTHDETTIITGALDLTQKTAKDAMTPISETFSLDINCKLDEKTMGLIIRKGHSRVPIYSGNPTNIIGLILVKTLIRCRPEDETPIRDLTIRRIPRVPDLLPLYDIMNQFQKGHSHMAIVVKSKNDVNETSQKANSKPTMLGKGVSGSYQLGQKDQFIIPVNSPSVYSSGTDTGSPKPVDFWNLRDNLHPKLQNQEHQHGRNLSHEELEFLSASDEEVIGVITLEDVMEELIQEEILDETDEYVDVHNKITINMIPPRRSPGAGTASPVSPYHQSPVSPILLSPTPPYAYSPFMRPTLYASPTAKSVPNSPAHLTGSPHPNKVSRKSYEKLRRPDGI, encoded by the exons ATGGCAGCAAATGATGTGCCATGTTGTGAGCCCATGTTTTGGACATATCTAATCATATGCATGGCTCTAGTGTCTTTTGCTGGCCTAATGTCTGGTCTTACATTAGGACTTATGTCTCTTAGTGTTGTTGATCTTGAGGTTCTGATCAAGGCTGGTCAGCCCCAAGAACGAAAGAATGCAG AGAAGATTCTGCCTATTGTGAAAAATCAGCATTTACTGCTATGTACTCTCCTCATAGGAAATGCTATGGCTATGGAG GCCCTGCCTATCTTCCTCGACGCGCTTCTTCCTGCTTGGGGTGCTATACTAATATCAGTAACCCTCATACTTACCTTTGGTGAG ATTATCCCTCAAGCAGTTTGTTCTAGGTATGGCCTGAGCATTGGTGCGAAACTGTCTATCGTCGTTAGGTTTATTGTTATGGTCCTCTTTCCTCTAGCTTATCCTATCAGTAAG CTCCTGGATTGGATCCTTGGAGAGAAGCATTCTGCCCTTCTGCGACGCGCAGAGTTGAAGACTTTGGTGGACATGCATGGAAATGAG GCAGGGAAAGGTGGAGAGCTGACGCACGATGAAACAACTATCATTACTGGAGCCTTGGATCTCACTCAGAAAACTGCAAAAGATGCTATGACACCCATATCAGAAACGTTTTCTTTGGATATTAATTGTAAACTTGACGA GAAAACAATGGGGTTGATAATAAGGAAAGGCCATAGCCGTGTACCGATTTACTCAGGGAATCCAACAAATATTATCGGTCTGATCCTG GTGAAAACTTTAATCAGGTGCCGACCTGAAGATGAAACACCGATAAGAGATCTAACTATCAGGAGGATTCCAAG GGTTCCTGATCTTTTGCCTCTTTATGATATAATGAATCAATTTCAGAAAGGTCATAGCCATATGGCTATTGTTGTTAAGAGTAAGAATGATGTTAACGAGACTTCACAAAAAGCAAACTCCAAGCCCACCATGTTGGGGAAAGGGG TTTCAGGAAGCTACCAACTTGGTCAGAAAGATCAATTCATCATTCCTGTGAACTCACCATCTGTGTATTCCAGTGGCACTGACACTGGGAGTCCGAAACCGGTCGATTTCTGGAATCTAAGAGACAATTTGCACCCAAAATTGCAGAATCAAGAACACCAACATGGAAGAAATCTTTCACATGAAGAATTGGAATTTCTTTCAGCTTCAGATGAGGAAGTCATTGGTGTTATAACCTTGGAAGATGTTATGGAGGAACTGATTCAG GAAGAAATATTGGATGAAACTGATGAGTACGTCGATGTTCATAACAA GATTACAATCAATATGATTCCTCCGCGAAGATCACCTGGAGCTGGAACGGCATCACCGGTTTCTCCCTATCATCAAAGTCCAGTATCTCCCATACTGCTTTCACCAACACCACCATATGCTTACTCACCATTTATGAGGCCAACACTTTATGCTTCCCCGACAGCAAAATCTGTTCCAAATTCTCCAGCTCATCTTACAGGCTCTCCTCACCCCAATAAG GTTTCTAGAAAATCATACGAGAAGCTGAGAAGGCCTGATGGCATATAG
- the LOC140954120 gene encoding heavy metal-associated isoprenylated plant protein 39-like, protein MKKAVLKVELHDEKAKKKAMKTVSGLSGVDSVSIDMKEKKLTVTGDIDPVHIVAKLRKLCCTEIVTVGPAKEPEKKKDDPKKQGGQKKKDQDQYQAYNPHMPPYYYARSVEEAPNACVIS, encoded by the exons ATGAAG AAAGCCGTGTTGAAAGTGGAGTTGCATGATGAGAAAGCCAAGAAAAAAGCCATGAAGACAGTCTCTGGTCTCTCAg GGGTGGATTCAGTATCCATCGAcatgaaggagaagaagttgACAGTGACAGGGGACATTGATCCAGTACACATAGTGGCCAAACTGAGAAAGCTGTGTTGCACAGAAATAGTCACAGTAGGACCGGCAAAAGAGCCTGAGAAGAAAAAAGACGACCCGAAGAAGCAAGGAGGTCAGAAGAAGAAAGATCAAGATCAATACCAGGCCTATAATCCTCATATGCCCCCATATTATTATGCTAGAAGTGTAGAGGAGGCTCCAAATGCTTGTGTCATTTCTTAA
- the LOC118037101 gene encoding DUF21 domain-containing protein At5g52790 isoform X1: MAANDVPCCEPMFWTYLIICMALVSFAGLMSGLTLGLMSLSVVDLEVLIKAGQPQERKNAEKILPIVKNQHLLLCTLLIGNAMAMEALPIFLDALLPAWGAILISVTLILTFGEIIPQAVCSRYGLSIGAKLSIVVRFIVMVLFPLAYPISKLLDWILGEKHSALLRRAELKTLVDMHGNEAGKGGELTHDETTIITGALDLTQKTAKDAMTPISETFSLDINCKLDEKTMGLIIRKGHSRVPIYSGNPTNIIGLILVKTLIRCRPEDETPIRDLTIRRIPRVPDLLPLYDIMNQFQKGHSHMAIVVKSKNDVNETSQKANSKPTMLGKGVSGSYQLGQKDQFIIPVNSPSVYSSGTDTGSPKPVDFWNLRDNLHPKLQNQEHQHGRNLSHEELEFLSASDEEVIGVITLEDVMEELIQEEILDETDEYVDVHNKITINMIPPRRSPGAGTASPVSPYHQSPVSPILLSPTPPYAYSPFMRPTLYASPTAKSVPNSPAHLTGSPHPNKQVSRKSYEKLRRPDGI; the protein is encoded by the exons ATGGCAGCAAATGATGTGCCATGTTGTGAGCCCATGTTTTGGACATATCTAATCATATGCATGGCTCTAGTGTCTTTTGCTGGCCTAATGTCTGGTCTTACATTAGGACTTATGTCTCTTAGTGTTGTTGATCTTGAGGTTCTGATCAAGGCTGGTCAGCCCCAAGAACGAAAGAATGCAG AGAAGATTCTGCCTATTGTGAAAAATCAGCATTTACTGCTATGTACTCTCCTCATAGGAAATGCTATGGCTATGGAG GCCCTGCCTATCTTCCTCGACGCGCTTCTTCCTGCTTGGGGTGCTATACTAATATCAGTAACCCTCATACTTACCTTTGGTGAG ATTATCCCTCAAGCAGTTTGTTCTAGGTATGGCCTGAGCATTGGTGCGAAACTGTCTATCGTCGTTAGGTTTATTGTTATGGTCCTCTTTCCTCTAGCTTATCCTATCAGTAAG CTCCTGGATTGGATCCTTGGAGAGAAGCATTCTGCCCTTCTGCGACGCGCAGAGTTGAAGACTTTGGTGGACATGCATGGAAATGAG GCAGGGAAAGGTGGAGAGCTGACGCACGATGAAACAACTATCATTACTGGAGCCTTGGATCTCACTCAGAAAACTGCAAAAGATGCTATGACACCCATATCAGAAACGTTTTCTTTGGATATTAATTGTAAACTTGACGA GAAAACAATGGGGTTGATAATAAGGAAAGGCCATAGCCGTGTACCGATTTACTCAGGGAATCCAACAAATATTATCGGTCTGATCCTG GTGAAAACTTTAATCAGGTGCCGACCTGAAGATGAAACACCGATAAGAGATCTAACTATCAGGAGGATTCCAAG GGTTCCTGATCTTTTGCCTCTTTATGATATAATGAATCAATTTCAGAAAGGTCATAGCCATATGGCTATTGTTGTTAAGAGTAAGAATGATGTTAACGAGACTTCACAAAAAGCAAACTCCAAGCCCACCATGTTGGGGAAAGGGG TTTCAGGAAGCTACCAACTTGGTCAGAAAGATCAATTCATCATTCCTGTGAACTCACCATCTGTGTATTCCAGTGGCACTGACACTGGGAGTCCGAAACCGGTCGATTTCTGGAATCTAAGAGACAATTTGCACCCAAAATTGCAGAATCAAGAACACCAACATGGAAGAAATCTTTCACATGAAGAATTGGAATTTCTTTCAGCTTCAGATGAGGAAGTCATTGGTGTTATAACCTTGGAAGATGTTATGGAGGAACTGATTCAG GAAGAAATATTGGATGAAACTGATGAGTACGTCGATGTTCATAACAA GATTACAATCAATATGATTCCTCCGCGAAGATCACCTGGAGCTGGAACGGCATCACCGGTTTCTCCCTATCATCAAAGTCCAGTATCTCCCATACTGCTTTCACCAACACCACCATATGCTTACTCACCATTTATGAGGCCAACACTTTATGCTTCCCCGACAGCAAAATCTGTTCCAAATTCTCCAGCTCATCTTACAGGCTCTCCTCACCCCAATAAG CAGGTTTCTAGAAAATCATACGAGAAGCTGAGAAGGCCTGATGGCATATAG
- the LOC118037101 gene encoding DUF21 domain-containing protein At5g52790 isoform X3, which translates to MAANDVPCCEPMFWTYLIICMALVSFAGLMSGLTLGLMSLSVVDLEVLIKAGQPQERKNAEKILPIVKNQHLLLCTLLIGNAMAMEALPIFLDALLPAWGAILISVTLILTFGEIIPQAVCSRYGLSIGAKLSIVVRFIVMVLFPLAYPISKLLDWILGEKHSALLRRAELKTLVDMHGNEAGKGGELTHDETTIITGALDLTQKTAKDAMTPISETFSLDINCKLDEKTMGLIIRKGHSRVPIYSGNPTNIIGLILVKTLIRCRPEDETPIRDLTIRRIPRVPDLLPLYDIMNQFQKGHSHMAIVVKSKNDVNETSQKANSKPTMLGKGGSYQLGQKDQFIIPVNSPSVYSSGTDTGSPKPVDFWNLRDNLHPKLQNQEHQHGRNLSHEELEFLSASDEEVIGVITLEDVMEELIQEEILDETDEYVDVHNKITINMIPPRRSPGAGTASPVSPYHQSPVSPILLSPTPPYAYSPFMRPTLYASPTAKSVPNSPAHLTGSPHPNKQVSRKSYEKLRRPDGI; encoded by the exons ATGGCAGCAAATGATGTGCCATGTTGTGAGCCCATGTTTTGGACATATCTAATCATATGCATGGCTCTAGTGTCTTTTGCTGGCCTAATGTCTGGTCTTACATTAGGACTTATGTCTCTTAGTGTTGTTGATCTTGAGGTTCTGATCAAGGCTGGTCAGCCCCAAGAACGAAAGAATGCAG AGAAGATTCTGCCTATTGTGAAAAATCAGCATTTACTGCTATGTACTCTCCTCATAGGAAATGCTATGGCTATGGAG GCCCTGCCTATCTTCCTCGACGCGCTTCTTCCTGCTTGGGGTGCTATACTAATATCAGTAACCCTCATACTTACCTTTGGTGAG ATTATCCCTCAAGCAGTTTGTTCTAGGTATGGCCTGAGCATTGGTGCGAAACTGTCTATCGTCGTTAGGTTTATTGTTATGGTCCTCTTTCCTCTAGCTTATCCTATCAGTAAG CTCCTGGATTGGATCCTTGGAGAGAAGCATTCTGCCCTTCTGCGACGCGCAGAGTTGAAGACTTTGGTGGACATGCATGGAAATGAG GCAGGGAAAGGTGGAGAGCTGACGCACGATGAAACAACTATCATTACTGGAGCCTTGGATCTCACTCAGAAAACTGCAAAAGATGCTATGACACCCATATCAGAAACGTTTTCTTTGGATATTAATTGTAAACTTGACGA GAAAACAATGGGGTTGATAATAAGGAAAGGCCATAGCCGTGTACCGATTTACTCAGGGAATCCAACAAATATTATCGGTCTGATCCTG GTGAAAACTTTAATCAGGTGCCGACCTGAAGATGAAACACCGATAAGAGATCTAACTATCAGGAGGATTCCAAG GGTTCCTGATCTTTTGCCTCTTTATGATATAATGAATCAATTTCAGAAAGGTCATAGCCATATGGCTATTGTTGTTAAGAGTAAGAATGATGTTAACGAGACTTCACAAAAAGCAAACTCCAAGCCCACCATGTTGGGGAAAGGGG GAAGCTACCAACTTGGTCAGAAAGATCAATTCATCATTCCTGTGAACTCACCATCTGTGTATTCCAGTGGCACTGACACTGGGAGTCCGAAACCGGTCGATTTCTGGAATCTAAGAGACAATTTGCACCCAAAATTGCAGAATCAAGAACACCAACATGGAAGAAATCTTTCACATGAAGAATTGGAATTTCTTTCAGCTTCAGATGAGGAAGTCATTGGTGTTATAACCTTGGAAGATGTTATGGAGGAACTGATTCAG GAAGAAATATTGGATGAAACTGATGAGTACGTCGATGTTCATAACAA GATTACAATCAATATGATTCCTCCGCGAAGATCACCTGGAGCTGGAACGGCATCACCGGTTTCTCCCTATCATCAAAGTCCAGTATCTCCCATACTGCTTTCACCAACACCACCATATGCTTACTCACCATTTATGAGGCCAACACTTTATGCTTCCCCGACAGCAAAATCTGTTCCAAATTCTCCAGCTCATCTTACAGGCTCTCCTCACCCCAATAAG CAGGTTTCTAGAAAATCATACGAGAAGCTGAGAAGGCCTGATGGCATATAG
- the LOC118037106 gene encoding heavy metal-associated isoprenylated plant protein 39 yields MEMKKAVLKVELHDEKAKKKAMKTVSGLAGVDSVSIDMKEKKLTVTGGIDPVCIVGKLRKLCHTDIVTVGPAKEPEKKKEEPPKKPAGDQKKDPDPVASMAYLYHPHMPPYYYVSCVEDNHNACVIS; encoded by the exons ATGGAAATGAAG AAAGCTGTGTTGAAAGTGGAGTTGCATGATGAGAAAGCCAAGAAAAAAGCCATGAAGACAGTCTCTGGTCTTGCAg GGGTGGATTCAGTATCCATCGAcatgaaggagaagaagttgACAGTGACAGGGGGCATTGATCCAGTCTGCATAGTGGGCAAACTGAGAAAGCTGTGTCACACAGATATAGTTACAGTCGGACCGGCAAAAGAGcctgagaagaaaaaagaagagccGCCGAAGAAGCCAGCAGGAGATCAGAAGAAAGATCCAGATCCTGTGGCTTCCATGGCCTATCTCTATCATCCTCATATGCCCCCATATTATTATGTTTCATGTGTAGAGGATAATCATAATGCTTGTGTCatttcttaa